In Amycolatopsis sp. FBCC-B4732, the genomic stretch TCGGCGCGGACGTGCACGACGGCGTTCGGGAAGTCGGCCAGGCCGCCCGCGTGGTCGACGTCGAGGTGGGTCATCACGATGTGCCGGACGTCGGCCGGGTCCAGGCCGAGCGCGCGGATCTGGGCCACGGCCGTCTCCGCGGCCTCGACGCGCGCGCCGACCATCGCCATGAACGGACGGCCGAGCCACTCGCCGGGGCGGGCCACGGCGTGCGCGCCGAAGCCGGTGTCGACCAGCGCCAGGCCGTCGCCGGTCTCGATCAGCAGGCAGTGCGCGACCAGCTCGGCCCGCCGCAGCAGGCCCGGCTCGCCGTCGAGCAGCTTGCCGCCCGCCGGGCGCATCGATCCGCAGTTCAGGTGGTGCACCTTCATACGCTGCTCCTGGTGCTCAGCCGGAGGAACTCGGTCTCGTCGTGCGCGGCGAAGACGGTGACCTCGTCGCCGTGCTCCTGAACAAGCTGGCGCAGGCGGCGGTGATTGTCCAGCCGGGCGCCCTTCGCCGTCTCCATGCGGCCCTCGAACCACTTGAGCCCGGGCGGGCAGCTCGGCCCGGCCGGGTCGACCTGGCCGTGGAAGAAGTACGAGTCGCCGGCGTTGAGCAGCCAGCCGCTCCCGGTGTCGACGGCGACCCCGGCGTGCCCGCGCGTGTGCCCGGAGAGCGGGACCAGCAGGATCTCCGGTGGCAGTCCGTCGAGCTGCCGGACGGCGTCGAAGCCGAACCACGGCTCGCCGGTGTCCGCATAGGACGTCCACTGTGGACCGTGCGCGAACTGGATCCGGCGGTAGCGCCCGCGTTCGGCGGCGTCGCGCGGCTCGGTGAACGCCCGCAGCTCTTCGGCGTAGACGTGCACGCGCGCCCACGGGAAGTCGATCAGCCCGCCCGCGTGGTCGAGGTCGAGGTGGGTCAGCACGATGTCGCGGACGTCCGCGGGGTCGAACCCGAGCGCGCGGATCTGCGCGATCGCGGTCCGCGCCGGGTCCGGGACGGGGTTGGACTG encodes the following:
- a CDS encoding MBL fold metallo-hydrolase, which gives rise to MRVHHLDCGTMRPLGGKLIDGRPGLFRRATMVCHCLLLETDTGLVLVETGMGTPAAVDRAAWLGAGFVRQSNPVPDPARTAIAQIRALGFDPADVRDIVLTHLDLDHAGGLIDFPWARVHVYAEELRAFTEPRDAAERGRYRRIQFAHGPQWTSYADTGEPWFGFDAVRQLDGLPPEILLVPLSGHTRGHAGVAVDTGSGWLLNAGDSYFFHGQVDPAGPSCPPGLKWFEGRMETAKGARLDNHRRLRQLVQEHGDEVTVFAAHDETEFLRLSTRSSV